The following coding sequences are from one Panicum hallii strain FIL2 chromosome 5, PHallii_v3.1, whole genome shotgun sequence window:
- the LOC112891691 gene encoding mitochondrial-processing peptidase subunit alpha-like, protein MYRAVSGLGALKRHRADAQMMNIAIRSASTSVAQSSSVGFWTWLTGARSNALPPPDFALPGVTIPPSLPDLVEPSKTKITTLSNGVKIASETSAGPSCSVGVYVDCGSVYEAPEATGASQLLKTMAFATTTNRSELRVVREIEAIGGSAKASASREMMSYTYGALKTYMPEMVEVLIDCVRNPAFLDWEVKEQILRLKAELAKASSNPEKLLLEALHSTGYSGALANPLIASESSISRLNTDVLEQFIAENYTAPRIVLAASGVDHDELVSIAEPLLSDIPSVTGTTRPKSTYVGGEYRRTADSLNTDVALAFEVPGGWLKEKDFATVSVLQTLLGGGGIFSWGRQGKGLHSRLNHLVTEFDQIKSITAFKDVHSNTGIFGIHTSTDASFVPKAIDLAARELTSLATPGQVDQSQLDRAKASAKYAILANLESKASLTEDMGRQVLAFGERKPVAHLLKAVDGVTLKDVATVAEKIISSPLTMASHGNVLNMPTYESVSGKFSSK, encoded by the exons ATGTACCGCGCCGTCTCGGGCCTCGGCGCCCTCAAG AGGCATAGGGCAGATGCTCAAATGATGAATATTGCAATTAGGTCTGCCAGCACAAGTGTTGCACAGAGCTCATCAGTTGGCTTCTGGACTTGGTTGACTGGTGCACGCTCAAATGCATTACCACCTCCAGATTTCGCGCTTCCAGGAGTGACTATTCCTCCTTCGTTACCAGATCTCGTGGAGCCTAGCAAGACAAAAATCACAACACTTTCCAATGGTGTAAAAATAGCCTCTGAGACATCTGCA GGACCATCTTGTTCTGTTGGAGTTTATGTTGATTGTGGTTCTGTATATGAAGCACCTGAGGCAACAGGTGCCAGTCAGCTGTTGAAGACAATGGCCTTTGCAACCACTACCAACAGGAGTGAATTGCGTGTTGTGCGTGAAATTGAGGCGATAGGTGGCAGTGCCAAAGCATCTGCTAGCCGTGAGATGATGAGCTACACTTATGGAGCGCTGAAGACATACATGCCTGAAATGGTTGAGGTGCTTATTGACTGTGTACGCAACCCTGCTTTTCTTGATTGGGAGGTCAAGGAACAG ATTTTGAGGCTCAAGGCAGAGCTTGCAAAAGCATCAAGTAACCCTGAAAAATTGCTTTTGGAGGCTCTTCATTCTACTGGCTATTCTGGTGCTTTGGCAAACCCTCTGATTGCATCAGAATCTTCAATTAGCAGATTGAATACAGATGTCCTGGAACAGTTTATAGCT GAGAACTACACTGCTCCCCGAATCGTTCTAGCTGCATCAGGTGTTGATCATGATGAATTGGTATCTATTGCTGAACCGCTTCTGTCTGACATTCCCAGTGTAACTGGAACCACAAGGCCGAAATCTACCTATGTTGGTGGTGAATATAGACGAACTGCAGATTCATTG AACACAGATGTTGCATTGGCATTTGAGGTCCCTGGTGGTTGGCTAAAAGAAAAAGATTTTGCCACTGTATCAGTTCTTCAG ACACTTCTTGGTGGTGGTGGCATCTTTTCTTGGGGAAGGCAGGGAAAGGGGTTGCATTCACGTCTAA ATCACCTTGTAACTGAATTTGACCAAATCAAGTCAATCACCGCTTTCAAGGATGTTCACAGTAACACTGGCATCTTTGGAATTCATACATCTACT GATGCATCATTTGTACCTAAAGCTATTGACCTGGCAGCCAGAGAGCTCACTTCCCTTGCAACTCCTGGGCAAG TTGACCAAAGCCAACTGGATCGTGCTAAAGCCTCAGCTAAATATGCAATATTAGCGAACCTGGAATCAAAG GCATCACTAACGGAAGACATGGGGCGCCAAGTTCTGGCATTTGGGGAAAG GAAACCTGTTGCGCACCTTCTCAAGGCTGTTGACGGTGTTACTCTGAAAGACGTAGCAACAGTTGCTGAAAAGATCATTTCATCACCGCTGACAATGGCATCCCATGGAAACG TTCTGAATATGCCAACTTACGAGTCGGTCAGTGGCAAGTTCAGCTCGAAATGA